The Dehalobacter sp. DCM sequence TTGCAGAAATACGGCTATCCCATCATCTCAAAAGAGTATGCCGACTATATCCACCGGTTGCAGCGTTCGCCGGACAATGAGGCGGTCCGCAATAAAGTGATTAACGGGATCTGCGTCAGCGGACGGCCAACCAGCTTTAAGCTTCCGCAGAAGTGGCATCATCTTATCGACAGCGGAATTAAAATAAGCGCGGACTGCTGCGGCGTAATGAAAAAATCGCCGCTGAAATCCTTTGAGAAGAAAAATAGAGTGTTTCCCATCATCGGTGTAATGGCGGCTGAGAGCAAACGCCGGGAACAGAATTATCTGAAAGACGGGTGCAACGCCTTCAAGCTAAAGCGGCCCCAGTCACGCCCCATCTCCACATGGACGGAGCAGGATATTTTACAGTATATCGTCATAGAAAAGCTGCCCATTGCCAAATGCTACGGCGAAGTCGTACCGGCAAGCGGGCAGCTTTCTTTATTTGACCCGCCTCTGCTGGAAACAACCCTGTGCAAGCGTACCGGTTGCATCTTCTGCGGCTTTGGCTGCCATCTTGAGAAAGAGCCGAACCGCTTTCAACGGTTGAAAGTGACGCACCCGAAGCTGTGGGAGTATTGCATGAAGCCTGTGGAAATGGGCGGGCTGGGGATGAGGATGAGGCCGGTGCTGCTTGCCTATGGCGTAAAAATCAAATAAACCAAAGGAGTTTTCACGATTATGGAACAAAATACTGCGATCAGGCAAAAAGACTATGAAAGGGCTTCGCAGCTTTTAGGGAGGCTCTTTGAAGTTGATTCGGATATTACCGAACAAATCAACAGATGCCTCCAAGATTACGGAGTCAATGGGTTTTTTAGAAATCTTGAGAGCTTCGGTTTTTCAGAAGATGTTTTTGAAAAGCTGAAGGCAGTCGCAATGGTGCTGTTTGGAATGGGCGAAGAAGCAGCAGTGACGGGTATGCCGAAAAATACCCCCGAAATACGGAAGCCTGAAGAACCGAAGGGTGGTGCGGGGCTGTGAAGCAAAACTACGATGAGGATTATGCCTCCAGCTTCATTAAAGGAATCACCCGCCTTACGGGAATTGCCGAAACCAAGCTGAGAAAATATGCGGCTGAGAACAATCTCTTTAATGTGCTGGAGCATCCCAATACCATTGACCCCAACAAACAGCAGCTTGAAAAAATCTATGTCTTAAACGAATTTATCTCTACTTACCGGCTTCTCAAGCTACAGGAGAATGAAAACAAGCTGGTATTTAATTCCTCCAAAGTGGCAGGAGAATACTTTGTATCCCTATTGGGCGGCATTAAGGACAGAGAGAAGTTTATGGCTGCTTTTCTGGATACCTGCAACAATATCATCGAGACAAGAACCTTCTCCGAGGGAAGTATCGGAGAAGCGCCCGTTTATCCGAGAATGATACTGAAAGCTGCCCTGGACTGTGATTGCAAAGCCATCATCCTGGCACACAATCATCCGGGAGGAAGCCTGTCTCCATCCATCCAGGACCGGGATCTCACCGAAAGACTGCTAGCTATTTTTGTGCCACTTCAGATTGATGTACTTGACCATATCATTGTCGCCGACACCAAATACTGCTCAATGATGGAGCAGGGCACCCTGCCGCAGCCGTCCAAAAATATCTGCTATGATGCAATTTCTTTGAATGACAACAAGGCGGTCAAGGAAGATGAAGCAGACTTCTATATGGATATTTCGGACAGGGACGATATAGACCTGGACGGTATGTCGTTTTTTGAACCTGAGGACGAGGAAGAAGATGAATGGGAGCTTTGAACGGCTGTCAAAAGGCGAAAGGAGCGTGTCTTATGGCAAAGACCGGTAAACAGCAGAATGAAAAAATCACCACCTCCATTTATCTTACAAAACAGATGTGCGATGAAATTGATAAAAAGGCAGACCGGGAACATATTTCCCGCAACGAGCAAATCCGCAAGTATCTTGAAAAGGGCCTGGCGATTGAAAGCTATGAAGAAAACATCGACCTCATCACCGCCATTATCCACCAGGAAATCGACGCCTCCATCAAGGCGCTGGGCAACCGTCTGGCCGGAATGATCAACCGTATGACCATCATCTCTGCGGCGGGCTACTATGCCAATATTGCCCTGATTGCCGACCTCATCGACACCGACCGCTATTCTTCCTTTGAAAAAATCGAGCGTCTTGCCCGTAAACGCGCCCTGGCCTATGCCAACATGAAAAGCGGCGACGCGCTCAAAGCTTTTCTGAACGACGAGGAAATGAAAAAGGCGGTCAACGAGCTAAAGGGAGGAACCTCGGCCTATGTCGATTTTGATGTATAAACAACGGTTCCGCAATCCCAATTACCGAAAGACCCCCAAATGCAACTACGCTCATATCGGCTATATCGCTACCCGCCCCGGTGCTTCTAAGAATGAGGGAATGCGGCACGGGCTGTTCGGAAAGCTTTCCCCCGGCGAGTTGGTGGAGTTTGAAACCTGGCAGGAAGTTGCCAGAGAAGTCCGGGAGCTTTCCTATAAAAAGGTCAACATCTTCCGCAGCATCATTTCCTTTGCCCCCGAAACCGCTGCGGAATTGGGGCTGAATGACCACAAGGCATGGGAGCAGTACATCGAGCGGCACATCCAAACATTGGCGCAGAGAAACGGCATCAGCGTAAAAAACCTGTCCTGGGCATGCGCCCACCACAACGAGCGAAGCCATCCCCATATCCACGTTGCCTTTTGGGACAAAAACCAGAGGGTAATGAAAAACTTCGTCCATCCTAAAATCGGCGACAGCATCCGCATACAGCTCATCAAGGAAACCTTTGCGGATAAGATTGAACAGTATTGCAGGGCGAAGGACAAAGCCAAAGGCGAAATCAAATCCGTCACCGATGAATTGGTATGCGAATTTGACGAGTACGTCAAGGCGGCCCATCCGAAGGAATACCAACGGCTAAAGGAGCTGGTGGGACGGATTGACGCGGACGAACTGGGTGCGGCTCCCCTGGACGGTATCCTGGGAGACATCGATTTAACCCCGCTGATTGTTAGATTGTTCGACCTGAAAGATAAAATGCCGAAGAAAGGCCGCCTGTTTTACAAGCTGCTGCCCGAAGAAGTCAAAGCCGAGGTGGACGCCTTTGTTGACGAACTGAAAAGCGGCAACGAGTATATCCGCAATCTGATCAACGATTACGCGGACAGCAAGTGCGCCCTGGCAATGCTCTACGACACCGACCCGGAGAATACGGAAAAACACCAAGAAAAGGCAGTCAAGGAAGCGGAAAAGCTGATTGCCAACAAACTGCTGGGCGTAATCAAAGCCATGCTGAACAAGGAACGGGAATTATCTCATATGGAGTATACCGAGGCCAGGAAGCACTACTATACCGAGCAGATGATTTGTGAAATCCTGATGATGCTGGAGCAGAACATCGTAAGCCTTGATATGGAATACGACGACAAAGCAAAGGTCATGAACACCGAGCTTTCAAAAGCGGCAAAAAAGGAATGGTACTTGCGGCATAAGGACAGGGGCATGGAACGGTAATAAAGCCTTGATTTTTTATTACCGTTCTGTAAGCGTGTAAAAACGCGGAGACGATTGCGAAAGGAGTGATACTTTGCCATGAAAGAATTAAGCGAACCGCTTTATCGGGCGTTCATCGGGCGGGTGCACAAATTGGGCTATACGGTTGTAGAGCCGGAGAACAAGGACCAGCCTGCGGAGCTTTTCAAGGATGACCAATATATCGGTTTCCTGCTGCCCAATGGGGCGATTTACTACAGAACCGGCATGGGGATGGAAAAAGAGGTACACAGGCTGACGGACATTTTGCTGGAAATGAAGCCTCCTTATGCCCTCTATGCTGATGCCGCTTATCTGCCCTTCAAGGGCGTTGAAAAATATAAAATGCTCTGTGAGTTTGGCGACAGCCTGTTGGCCGCAAGGCTGGATGATGATGGCGAACTCCGGTTTGTCACCTGGCTGTACGATTACGGCCATGAGGGTGTCAGGCACACCCGGTATTATGATACCGACTTTGCAGCGGCCAAACAGGATTTTGCGGTACGCTGCGGGCTAGTAGACGAAAAAAGGGTGTTTTCCGATAAGGAGCTTGCCGCTTTGTATGACGCCTGCGTGTATCGCGGCAGAAACGATGAAACCCTGAATTGCGACAGCGGAAAACTTCTGCAAGGGCTGGTGGAAAAACTGGAAAGCCTGGATTGTCTGGCGCCTGAGCTTTCCCGGCAGGAGCCTGAGCAGGAATCCGAAAATGAATTGGAGGTGTGACCATGCGCAGCAAGATTGATTTTTACAAGCAGTTTTTTGAGCAGCTTTCCAGGCAGGGGTTCGAGGTGAGGCGTTCCGATTCCTCCGATTACCTGGCCGACATCTACTACAAAAGGCAGCTCATCGCCTTTTACACCAAAGCCGACACCATCGAGAAAAATCCCTTTGTAACGGTCAAGGACAAGCTTCTGAACCTCATCAATGACACTGCGAAAGCTACAGCGGTCAGAGTCGGCATTTGCTCCGAATGCCCTTATACCGAGGACAATGAAAAGCTCCCCAACGGTTCCTACAAGCTGGCCGAGTATAACGGAGTAACTCTGGCCTGTAAGCAGCATCACCTGTTCGGCTATGTGTTTTCCACCTACCGGACTGTGCCGGAAACCGATCAGATCATCCAGCGGCAGTTTCATTATAATAAGGAATTTGCCGGACAGGACTTTGCAAAGCGCAGCGGCTTGGTGGACGAAAAGGCTTTGTTTAGCGAAATCGAGCTGATGGTCCTGCACTCCAATCTTGTAAAACTGTCCATGAAAAGCGAGCATCTCAACAATGACGAAATGCTTGAACTCGGCAGGATGATTGAGAAAATCGAGGAAGTTGTTCCCGAGCTGCAAGACAGGGACTACGACTTTGATTTTGAGGAAGAATTCCGGCAGGACATGGATGCTGAGATTGGAGGGTGACACATGGGCGGCAAAAGAAACCAGACCATTGCCATTGCAAGGTTTTTGGCCTACAAAAACGACTTGAACAAGCGGCTGGAGAATATGACGGACGAGCAGTACATGAAAAACCCCCTCGGCCTTGAGGTGGGACAGTATGTGGATGACCTGCTGAAATACTGCTCCGAAAGCACGGTGGACACGGTATTGAAGCATCAGGACGATTTGATTTTGCGGCTGGGCGAGGACTATCTGAGCATTGTTGCCTTTATGCCGTATGCGGAGGGAGGCGGAATCCATGCCGGACAGCAGGCCCAACGCTAACCTATGGGGCAATATCATCACCTGCGTCGAAATCGCCTTCGGCATTTATGAGATTGTGGGCGACAAAAGCAAGGGCATTATGATGACCAAGGCGGACGCCGAAAAAATACTGCCCGAAGCAGTTGCCGCCAGGGGTGAACCGGAGGGGGAAAACCTGTGCTTTACCGATGAGCTTTCCACTTCCCTGGTGGGAGACGAACTGGTCCGGCAGGGACTGGTCACCGACCCGGATTTTATCGCAAGGCAGGAAGCCGCAAAGCAGCTTGACGACGCGGAATACGATACGAGCTTTGAAACCTTCAACGAGATCGAGTTTGAACTGGAACTGTGAGGTGACTGAATTGAAACGGTGGCTGGAAAACACGCCTGTAAAAAATGAAATCGCCGAAACCATGATAAGCGAACAGGAGCAGGGCCTGGAGGTAGAGCCATGAAAATAAGACCAAAGCTGATGATATGCTCCCTGATATTTTTGACCGGCGGCTTTGTCAATCTCTTTTTTTCCACTGCCATCCACGGCCTATTGTCCAGGCAGATGACGGTGTTGAAGCTGCCGCCTATCGGCCAGTGCCTTGCCAGCCTGTTTTCAAGCAAGCAGCATTTTCTTCTTTACCTCTGCTTGCAGAGCTTCATACTGATTCTGTCGGTCATGTACTTTCTCACCAACCTGCGGCCCTATCAGTCGGATTTGACGGAGATCACGCCGGACATTAAGACACCCGTGGCGGTTGGACAGTACCAGCATGGCTCGGCGCGATGGCTCAAAGACGGAGAAAAGGGCAAAGCCTTTGCAAGCTTTGTTTTAAATCCCGACAATCCACAAATGAAAGAACTGATCGAAACAGGCTATGACAATTTGGAATTTTTCAAAAAAGAAAAGACCGGGGGCGGTTAACCCCCCGGTCAGATGGAATGGCATTATAGGGATTGTCCTAAAAAAGGCTTATGCTACATTCCCGTTTTGCTCATAATGTACGACAGCTAAAAGCAAATTCATTTATTACTATTTGATGGATAGAATATATAAATATTGTTTGACAATCATTTCGGCATTTTCAGAAATGGGTTTTGTCCCATCGACATGTATTATAGGACATACGAGAGTTTCTGCCCATTGCCCGATTTTGGATAAAGAACGCGACTCCACAAAATCAACAAATTTCAAATGCTGTTCGTACATATCACCGCCTTCACGAATGCGTTCTCCATGCTGTTCACAAGCTCGCTGTTTTATGCGTTCAATACGAATTTCAAGCGGTGCTGACATAAATACAGCCAGCTCGTACATTGACGAAATTTCTTCTCCAAAATTTCCAGTAACGGCAGAAATAACAAATAAACGATACTCTTTAATATCGGAAAGCATTAAATTTAAACAATCCTCTCGTGTACGCTCTACGGTGTATGGAATTCCTGATTTTACAAAGTGATAATCTTCAATGTCCATATTCTTGAAACCCAAAACGCGCGCTAACTCTCTTCCAAGAGAAGATTTTCCGCTACCGTTTGCACCAAAGACAATTATTCCTCTTGGCATCTTTGCACCTGCCTAAAATATAAATAATTGGAACTTTATGTCAATATTTACATCTGTACGAACTTCTGATGCCCCCAGAAATTCTATTTATATAAATCATAGCTTACCACTTATAAACACTTCCCTCAATTAATAATTTGTAAACAAAGAAAGGAGTCGTAGCCTATGCGAACAATCAAATACCTGTTTCATCACCCCAAGCTGATACCCAAACGAAAATTGAATACCGATGAGGACGCCGCCTTTGCTTTACGCGAGGGCGGCGTTGTTATTGGTGTAAAAAAGGAGGGCGATAACGAGCGTATTTATTATGTGGGCGAGGACAGCCATCTTTTGTGTATCGGAGCCACCCGCAGCGGCAAGACCCGCAATCTGGTGGTGCAGTCCATCTGCACCCTGGGATTGGCCGGGGAATCCATCGTGGTTAGTGACCCGAAAGCGGAGTTATACGACTACACCGCGGAGTTTCTCAAAAAACTCGGTTACAGGGTGCTGGTGCTGGATTTCAAAACCCCGTCCAAAAGTATGCGGTATAACCTGTTGCAGCCCATTATCAATGCGGTCAACCGGGGCGACACCGATCGCGCGGAAATGCTGGCCTGGGATCTGACCAACAACCTTGTTGGCAAGGCGGAGGGCGAAAAGATATGGATTAACGGTGAATGCTCCATCATTGCCGCCGCCATCCTCTGCGTGGTCTGCGATAACAAACGCCGGCCCGATTATCAGAACCTCACCAATGTCTACTGGTTTATTGCTGAAATGGTAAAGATGATCGGAAACAAAATGCCCCTCTTAGAGTACGTCAAAAAACTGCCGCCCTCCCATCCCGCCAAGGCGCTGCTCTCTATTTCCGATGTGGCGCCGTCAAGGACAAGGGGCAGCTTCTACACCTCTGCCTTGACAACACTCAGATTGTTTACCTCCAGGTCCATCTATTCCGTTACCCATACCAGCGACTTTGAATTGCAGGACATCGGGCAGGAAAAGCACGCATTGTTCATTATATTGCCGGACGAAAAGACCACCTTTTATCCGGTGGCCTCCCTCATCGTGTCGCAGCAATATGAGCAGCTTGCTAATTTGGCCGATGCGAGGGGCGGCAGGTTAAAGCAGCGGGTGAACTTCATGCTGGACGAATTCGGAAATTTCACCACTATCAGTGACTTTACGAACAAACTCACAGTAGGCGGCGGGCGTGGGATGCGGTTCAACCTGTTTATCCAGTCCTTTTCCCAATTAAAGGAAAAGTATGACGAGAACATTTCGGACACCATCAAGGCCAACTGCCAGACCTGGGTTTATTTGCAGGCCGACGACATGGATACTTTGCGGGAAATCAGCGAAAAGCTGGGGACCTACACCGTTTCCAGCTATCAGCTATCGGCCAGTCATGCAAAGTACACTACCCCTTCAAGCTCCCACAGTATCAGCCTGATTGAACGCAAGCTTTTGAATGTAGACGAAGTGCGGCGGGTTTCCCGTCCTTACCAGATCGTCACGTCCCGGACCCATCCCGCCATCATGGTTGCCCCCGACCTGTCGGAGTGGTATTTCAACAAAATGCTCGGCCTGGGGGACAAGGAGCATAATCGCAGGTTAAGGGAAGAACGGGAGCAGAAACGCCAGGTTGTCACCGACGTGGACAAGGAAATCGCCCTGTGGAATATCTGGGTCTACTATCAAAAGGACATCATGCGCAAGCTCCAGCAAAAGGCCGCCGAGGGCAAAGTACAGCCGGCAAACGGTGAAGATGATTCAGATTAAGGAAAGGAGGATTTTATGAAATCGAACAACGCAACAAAAAAGACAGGCAGGCTTTTGAAGAAAGTCCAGGTCTCCGTTGCCGTCTTAGCGGCAACGGCAATGACGGCGGTGCCGGCCTATGCTGCCGACGGCGTTCAGGGCAGCAAGCTTGTCACGGGGACGGAAAAGCTGATCGGCGATGTCACCACCTGGTTGATGGTGCTGGCTCCGGTGGTGACGGGCCTGCTGATCATCTATTTTTGCATCCGCCGCTCTGCCGCCGATGAAATGGACACCAAAAAATGGAACAACCGTATTACGGTAGCCATTGTTTCCTGTATCGGCGCCGTACTCGGTTCGGCCACCCTGAACCTGATTATCGGCTACTATCAGTAGCTCAGGCAGAAGTCTGACAAATACAGTATTTTTTTATCAATCATATTAAAGGAGGATTTTTCTATGCAAGACCTTATGAACAAGGCAAAGACAAAGGCGATGACAGTCGCATATTCCGCAAAGGCAGGACTGGACAAAGTGAAGGCCGCCGTATCCAGCCGTGACGGTCAGGGTGCGCTTGATACCGCTGTCACTGTCCTGATTTCGATTGTTTTGGGAGCCCTTATCCTTGGCGGCCTGTATCTCATCATCAATGGCACGGTGCTCCCTCAAATCACCGAGCGTATCAGAGAGATGTTCAATTACAAAGGTTGATTACAGGCAACCCAATAATCATATCTGACCGGCAGAGGCACCACCCCTGCTTACTTTATTTTACGGAGGATTTGGAAAATGAAGATTAAGGCTGAAATGAGGAGCATTTTTCAGAACAGCGGCAAGCTGAAAGCCGTGTCCAACCTTGTGCTGGAGGACAGCTTCGTAGTGAAAAACGTGCGGGTGATCGACGGCAAAAACGGCCTGTTTGTGTCCATGCCCAGCCGTCAAAACGCCGACGGCAGATACTCCGACATATGCTTCCCCATCCGGTCCGAAGTGCGGGAGCAAATCGAAAAAGAGGTGTTGGATGCCTACTATGAGGCGCTTGCAAAGGACGAACAGGCCGGGGACAGAACGGACAGCGACGCTTTGTAAAGCAAAATCTTTGAGGGAGTACCGCGCTGTGCGGTACTCCCCCGAAAGGGAGGTGAGGCCAATTTGGAAGTGCTCCTGGTATCGCTTATCGTCGCGCTTTTAAACGGTGCAATCGCCTATATCGACGGCCTTTTAACAGGAATTGTGCCCATGACCCTGTATGCGGAGCAATATATGACCACTGTATCCGGCACGAATATCGCGGATACCCTTTTCAATATTCTGTTCGGCTTCGGCGTGTCGCTCATCGTATTGAAGTTTCTAAAAAAAGGGTTTGAAACCTATGTGCTTTGGAGCGACGGCGACGCGGACGAAGAACCCCTTTCCCTGCTGACCAACTTTTTCAAAGCGTTGGCAGTGGCCGTCTGCTTTCCCACCCTGTACCAATGGATGGCTGCCATTGTGGAGAATATGACGGACCAACTGCTGGCAGCGGTGGGGGCGGCTACGGATTACGGCTGGAAGGCATGGGTAGACGGCATTTCCTCGATGGGGCTTGTGACGGCCATCTTCGGGCTGATTTTTATCATCTGCTATTTCATGCTGTACTTCCAGTTTCTCATGCGGGGGCTTGAAATCTTTATCCTGCGGGTGGGCATTCCCCTTGCCTGTGTGGGACTTCTGGACAATGACAAAGGGGTTTTCAAGGCGTACCTCAACAAGTTTTTCCAGTCCATGCTGGCCGTGGTGGTGCAGATTGTCCTTGCCAAGCTTGGCGTGGGGTTAATGCTCAATATGCATATTTTTTGGGGTGTGGCCTGTATGATACTTGCCATTCGAACACCGCGCTTTCTTCAGGACTTCCTCATCACGACGGGCGGCGGTGGCGGCGGGGTTATCAACAATGTGTACCATTCCGTGAGGCTGATCGGCATGGCGCAAAAATTAGCAAAGTAAAGGCGGTGGATGGGCATTGGTTACGATGGACGACATTTCAAAGGCAATTATCATCCTTGTCCGACTGGGTGCCGCCGCAAGGTTTATCTACTGCATGATAAGGCTCGCTGGTGCCGAGGAAGAACAGACAAAATATAAGAAACGGGCGAAAAACACCGTCATTTTCTACGTGCTGGCAGAATGTATCTGGCAGATTAAGGACCTGGTGCTGTATTACTATGCAGCGTAACGGCGTAATGACGATTGTTGGAAAAGGAGGGTTTTATGGAGGATGAAAAGTTGTATATCCCTATGGGGGTTAAGGCCGAAGCCGAGCTTTTCCCCGGCTTCGGCAAAAAGCAGCTCCTGCAAGCGGTGATTGGTTCGCTGGGTGCAGGAGTTGTTTCCGCTTTTGTATGGCTGCTTTCGCAAAGCGTCACCTTCACCGTTATTGGCGTACTGGCCGGCATTGTCGGCTCGGTGATGATGACCACCAAGGACCAGACCAATCTATCGGTGGTGGATCAGGTTCAGAATATGGTACGGTTTGCGAAAAGCCAGAAGATTTATCCATACCGGTACGGCGATGAATGGAGGTTGGGCTGATGTACGCGATGATACCCGTATATTACCCGTCCGTCGAGGTACACCCCTGTATTGTCAACGATATTTTCAGAGAGCTGATGAAAATAGAAGAACAAAAAAATATTGTGGAAGAAAACGAGCTGAATATGGAGCTTGATGAGGATATCGGACAGGAAATGTGAGGCCGCCCATGCAGACGACCTTCATAGACTTTTTTGCAGGTATCGGGGGCTTTCGTGCGGGGCTTGAAGCCTGCGGCATGAAATGCATCGGACATTGTGAAATCGACAAATATGCAGATAAAAGCTATCGGGCTATATTTGATGTGAAGGAGGATGAATGGTTTGCACGCGACATCACCAAAATCGAACCGGGAGATGTGCCCTGCGCCCATCTCTGGACTGCCGGATTCCCCTGCCAGGATATCAGCGTTGCTGGCAGCCGGCGAGGGCTTGACGGAGAACGAAGCGGCCTGTTTTTTGAAATTGTTAGACTCATCAAAGGCAAAGCTGCCGAAGATCGGCCCCAATGGGTTATCCTTGAAAATGTTAAAAATTTGTTTTCCGTTCATAACGGATGGGATTTTACGACCGTTCTCTTTGAAATGGCCGCCCTCGGCTATGATTTGCAGTACGGATTGGTTAATTCGAGAGATTTCGGAGTCCCGCAAAACAGAGAACGGGTCTACATTGTCGCTCATCGACATACTGGAGACGGATGTACCGGAAGGATATTTCCTCTCCCAAGCGGCAATGGAAAAGCTCTTATCCAAATCATAGGCGGGATGCAGGGACGGAGGGTTTACTGCCCTGAAGGAATCAGCGCCACCCTCACCGCACAGGGCGGCGGCGGTGGCTCCAAAACGGGGCTTTACTGCATGGGTTTGGGTGTCCACCGCATTGACGGTATTAAGGAAGGGCTGGAACTGGCCCATGCCATTACCGCCGGCGATTACCGGGGACTGGACCGGAACCAGACGCAAAACGCCGTGTTGGAGGGCTGCGAAACCTGCTTGCAGGCGGAGGATAAAAACGATTGCCCCTTCTGCTTCATCGATCTGAATAAAAACCCGAAGCTGACCGACATTGCACGGTGCATCAAGGCCCATTATAACGTCGGAGTGACCAACAGAGGCGCGGATAACTCCGGGGTTTTGCATTTGTGCAGGCGGGTTGGCAGGGGACTGGCGCAGACCCTGGAAACGAGCTGCAATCAGGGGATTATCTTGGCCTGTGGGCGGATACGACGCCTGACGCCAAGGGAGTGCTGGCGGTTTATTTAGGAACTATACACGGTAGTTAATTACACGATAGAAAGACGATGTAAAGCCATGTTACTACAGCCTTCTATAAGCGTGTTACAATATCTGTACCTGTAGGGTACTCTGCAGGAATTTTATTGTACATCGTATAGGAGGTTCGTATGGAAAAAGAACAACGAGTTTTCAAGGTGATGCGCGCACTGATGCCAGCACCGTCAGGTGGTGAAAGGGAACTATGGCTGATCACAAGGCACGGCATCCCGTTTTACCAGATCAATGAATGGCTG is a genomic window containing:
- a CDS encoding DNA cytosine methyltransferase translates to MQTTFIDFFAGIGGFRAGLEACGMKCIGHCEIDKYADKSYRAIFDVKEDEWFARDITKIEPGDVPCAHLWTAGFPCQDISVAGSRRGLDGERSGLFFEIVRLIKGKAAEDRPQWVILENVKNLFSVHNGWDFTTVLFEMAALGYDLQYGLVNSRDFGVPQNRERVYIVAHRHTGDGCTGRIFPLPSGNGKALIQIIGGMQGRRVYCPEGISATLTAQGGGGGSKTGLYCMGLGVHRIDGIKEGLELAHAITAGDYRGLDRNQTQNAVLEGCETCLQAEDKNDCPFCFIDLNKNPKLTDIARCIKAHYNVGVTNRGADNSGVLHLCRRVGRGLAQTLETSCNQGIILACGRIRRLTPRECWRFI